The following coding sequences lie in one Stenotrophomonas rhizophila genomic window:
- the gcvP gene encoding aminomethyl-transferring glycine dehydrogenase, with the protein MPAMSQNTPSLRELEHSHAFVERHIGPNDAEIAQMLDVVGHASLDALTDAIVPAGIKSPAALALPESLTEVQALAKIRAIADKNQVFRTFIGQGYYGTLTPNVILRNVLENPAWYTAYTPYQAEISQGRMEALINFQTLCADLTGMEIANASLLDEATAAAEAMTLAKRSAKSKSDTFFVHDAVHPQTLELLRTRAEPMGIVLRVGTPAEAMEAEAYGVLLQYPDTFGHVGDYKALADAVHARGGLVAVATDLLALTLIAAPGEWGADIVVGNSQRFGVPFGFGGPHAAFMACRDAYKRSMPGRLIGVSVDAQGNAAYRLTLQTREQHIRREKATSNICTAQVLLAVMASMYAVYHGPDGLTRIARRTHRLAAILANALRAAGVNVGEHFFDTLHVKDIDAKAIHAKAAAARINLRAIDSDAVGISLDETTTRDDIVALGQLFGAKVDVDALDASTADALPAGLVRTSAFLTHPVFNTHHSEHELLRYLRSLADKDLAMDRTMIPLGSCTMKLNATAEMIPVTWPEFANIHPLAPADQATGYKELIESLEAMLVECTGYDAVSLQPNSGAQGEYAGLLAIRAYHRSRGDDHRDVCLIPDSAHGTNPASAQMCGMKVVVTKTDANGNVDVDDIRVNAEKYSDRLAAIMMTYPSTHGVFEEEVVEICEIIHKHGGQVYTDGANMNALVGVAKPGKWGSDVSHLNLHKTFCIPHGGGGPGVGPCAVKSHLAPFLPGKLGDNGPVGMVSAASFGSASILPISWMYITLMGTAGLRKATQVALLNANYIATRLAPHFKTLYTGRNGLVAHECILDVRPLEKTSGIAAEDVAKRLIDFGFHAPTLSFPVAGTLMVEPTESESLHELDRFINAMIQIREEIAAIEDGRLDREDNPLKHAPHTATAVSASEWAHAYPRELAAFPLASLRQQKYWPPVARVDNVYGDKNVMCACIPVDAYKEDEGVEV; encoded by the coding sequence ATGCCAGCCATGTCCCAGAACACCCCTTCCCTGCGCGAGCTTGAACACAGCCACGCGTTCGTCGAACGCCACATTGGCCCCAACGACGCCGAAATCGCGCAGATGCTCGACGTGGTCGGCCACGCCTCGCTGGACGCGCTCACCGATGCGATCGTGCCCGCCGGGATCAAGTCGCCGGCGGCGCTGGCGTTGCCCGAGTCGCTGACCGAAGTGCAGGCGCTGGCCAAGATCCGCGCCATCGCCGACAAGAACCAGGTGTTCCGCACCTTCATCGGCCAGGGCTACTACGGCACGCTCACCCCGAACGTGATCCTGCGCAACGTGCTGGAAAACCCGGCGTGGTACACCGCCTACACCCCGTACCAGGCCGAGATCTCGCAGGGCCGCATGGAAGCGCTGATCAACTTCCAGACCCTGTGCGCCGACCTGACCGGCATGGAAATCGCCAACGCCTCGCTGCTGGACGAAGCCACCGCCGCGGCCGAAGCGATGACCCTGGCCAAGCGTTCGGCCAAGAGCAAGTCCGACACCTTCTTCGTGCACGACGCGGTGCACCCGCAGACGCTGGAACTGCTGCGCACGCGCGCCGAGCCGATGGGCATCGTGCTGCGCGTGGGCACCCCGGCAGAAGCCATGGAAGCCGAAGCCTACGGCGTGCTGCTGCAGTACCCGGACACCTTCGGCCATGTGGGTGACTACAAGGCGCTGGCCGATGCCGTGCACGCGCGCGGCGGCCTGGTTGCCGTGGCCACCGACCTGCTGGCGCTGACCCTGATCGCCGCGCCCGGCGAATGGGGCGCGGACATCGTGGTCGGCAACTCGCAGCGTTTCGGCGTGCCGTTCGGTTTCGGCGGCCCGCATGCCGCGTTCATGGCCTGCCGCGACGCCTACAAGCGCTCGATGCCGGGCCGCCTGATCGGCGTGTCGGTCGACGCCCAGGGCAACGCGGCCTACCGCCTCACCCTGCAGACCCGCGAGCAGCACATCCGCCGCGAGAAGGCCACCTCCAACATCTGCACCGCACAGGTGCTGCTGGCGGTGATGGCGTCGATGTACGCGGTGTACCACGGCCCGGACGGCCTGACCCGGATCGCCCGCCGCACCCACCGCCTGGCCGCGATCCTGGCCAATGCGCTGCGCGCTGCCGGCGTCAACGTGGGCGAGCACTTCTTCGACACCCTGCACGTCAAGGACATCGACGCCAAGGCGATCCACGCCAAGGCCGCGGCGGCGCGCATCAACCTGCGCGCGATCGACAGCGATGCGGTCGGCATCAGCCTGGATGAAACCACCACCCGCGACGACATCGTGGCCCTGGGCCAGCTGTTCGGCGCCAAGGTGGATGTGGATGCGCTGGACGCCAGCACCGCCGACGCGCTGCCGGCCGGCCTGGTGCGCACCAGCGCGTTCCTGACCCACCCGGTGTTCAACACCCACCACAGCGAGCACGAACTGCTGCGTTACCTGCGCTCGCTGGCGGACAAGGACCTGGCCATGGATCGCACCATGATCCCGCTGGGCAGCTGCACCATGAAGCTCAACGCCACCGCCGAGATGATTCCGGTGACCTGGCCGGAGTTCGCCAATATCCACCCGCTGGCCCCGGCCGACCAGGCCACCGGCTACAAGGAACTGATCGAGAGCCTGGAAGCGATGCTGGTGGAATGCACCGGCTACGACGCGGTGAGCCTGCAGCCCAACTCGGGCGCGCAGGGCGAATACGCCGGCCTGCTGGCGATCCGCGCCTACCACCGCTCGCGCGGCGACGACCACCGTGACGTGTGCCTGATCCCGGATTCGGCGCACGGCACCAACCCGGCGTCGGCGCAGATGTGCGGCATGAAGGTGGTGGTGACCAAGACCGACGCCAACGGCAACGTCGACGTTGACGACATCCGCGTCAACGCAGAGAAGTACAGCGACCGCCTGGCCGCGATCATGATGACCTACCCGTCCACGCACGGCGTGTTCGAGGAAGAGGTGGTGGAGATCTGCGAGATCATCCACAAGCACGGCGGCCAGGTGTACACCGACGGTGCCAACATGAACGCCCTGGTGGGCGTGGCCAAGCCCGGCAAGTGGGGCTCGGACGTGTCGCACCTGAACCTGCACAAGACCTTCTGCATTCCGCACGGCGGCGGCGGCCCGGGCGTGGGCCCGTGCGCGGTCAAGTCGCACCTGGCGCCGTTCCTGCCGGGCAAGCTGGGTGACAACGGCCCGGTGGGCATGGTCAGCGCGGCCAGCTTCGGCAGCGCCTCGATCCTGCCGATCAGCTGGATGTACATCACGCTGATGGGCACCGCCGGCCTGCGCAAGGCCACCCAGGTGGCCCTGCTCAACGCCAACTACATCGCCACCCGCCTGGCCCCGCACTTCAAGACCCTGTACACCGGCCGCAACGGGCTGGTGGCACACGAGTGCATCCTGGACGTGCGCCCGCTGGAGAAGACCTCCGGCATCGCCGCCGAGGACGTGGCCAAGCGTCTGATCGACTTCGGCTTCCACGCCCCGACCCTGAGCTTCCCGGTCGCCGGCACGCTGATGGTGGAGCCGACCGAAAGCGAATCGCTGCACGAGCTGGACCGCTTCATCAACGCGATGATCCAGATCCGCGAGGAAATCGCCGCGATCGAAGACGGCCGCCTGGACCGCGAGGACAACCCGCTCAAGCACGCCCCGCACACCGCCACCGCGGTGTCGGCCAGCGAGTGGGCGCACGCCTACCCGCGTGAGCTGGCGGCCTTCCCGCTGGCCAGCCTGCGCCAGCAGAAGTACTGGCCGCCGGTGGCGCGCGTGGACAACGTGTACGGCGACAAGAACGTGATGTGTGCGTGCATCCCGGTGGATGCCTACAAGGAAGACGAGGGCGTGGAGGTCTAA
- a CDS encoding multidrug effflux MFS transporter, with amino-acid sequence MTPASPSTRRLALLLAGLAMFGPFSIDTIFPAFLLLGERMQVDQVAVQQTISVYLLFYGLMSLAHGPLSDAFGRKRVIIGGLVLFIGASIGCALSRDMTTLLVFRALQGVTAGVGVIVGRAVIRDLYHGADAQRLMSQVSMIFGVAPAIAPIIGGWILLGGGDWPLIFWFLVLFGVVLLLATGKWLPETHPVEARTPLSMRELLRSYLRMGSNPRLLRLAAAGAFNFSGIFLYIASAPVFVMQHLKLGEGGFAWLFIPTIGGMTMGSFLSGRMAGRLTAPRQIGIGFGLCAVSAVLNLGYVLAVPQIMLPWAVLPIFLGGVGMALIFPILALAVLDMYPHQRGLASSMQMFIQLMINTVVAGVVSPLLSAKPLHLALGYAGFFAVGASFWYWERHCEQRRALLTPIE; translated from the coding sequence ATGACGCCCGCCTCGCCCTCGACCCGCCGCCTGGCCCTGCTGCTTGCAGGCCTGGCGATGTTCGGTCCGTTCTCGATCGACACCATTTTCCCGGCCTTCCTGCTGCTGGGGGAGCGCATGCAGGTGGACCAGGTCGCGGTGCAGCAGACCATCAGCGTGTACCTGCTGTTCTACGGCCTGATGAGCCTGGCGCACGGCCCGCTGTCCGATGCGTTCGGGCGCAAGCGGGTGATCATCGGCGGGCTGGTGCTGTTCATCGGCGCCTCGATCGGCTGCGCGCTGTCACGTGACATGACCACGCTGCTGGTGTTCCGCGCGCTGCAGGGCGTCACCGCCGGGGTCGGGGTGATCGTCGGCCGCGCCGTGATCCGCGACCTGTACCACGGGGCCGACGCGCAGCGCCTGATGAGCCAGGTGTCGATGATCTTCGGCGTGGCCCCGGCGATCGCGCCGATCATCGGCGGCTGGATCCTGCTGGGCGGGGGCGACTGGCCGCTGATTTTCTGGTTCCTGGTGCTGTTCGGGGTGGTGCTGCTGCTGGCCACCGGCAAGTGGCTGCCTGAAACCCACCCGGTGGAGGCACGCACGCCGTTGTCGATGCGCGAACTGCTGCGCAGCTACCTGCGCATGGGCTCCAACCCGCGCCTGTTGCGGCTGGCGGCGGCCGGCGCGTTCAACTTCTCCGGCATCTTCCTGTACATCGCCTCGGCACCGGTGTTTGTCATGCAGCACCTCAAGCTGGGCGAGGGCGGCTTCGCGTGGCTGTTCATCCCCACCATCGGCGGCATGACGATGGGCTCCTTCCTGTCCGGGCGCATGGCCGGGCGCCTGACCGCGCCGCGCCAGATCGGCATCGGCTTCGGCCTGTGCGCGGTGTCGGCGGTGCTCAACCTGGGCTACGTGCTGGCCGTGCCGCAGATCATGCTGCCGTGGGCGGTGCTGCCGATCTTCCTGGGGGGCGTGGGCATGGCGCTGATCTTCCCGATCCTGGCGTTGGCGGTGCTGGACATGTACCCGCACCAGCGCGGGCTGGCGTCGTCGATGCAGATGTTCATCCAGCTGATGATCAACACCGTGGTGGCCGGCGTGGTCTCGCCGCTGCTCAGTGCCAAGCCGCTGCATCTTGCGCTGGGCTATGCGGGCTTCTTCGCCGTGGGCGCCAGTTTCTGGTATTGGGAACGCCACTGCGAGCAGCGCCGCGCGCTGTTGACGCCCATCGAATAA
- a CDS encoding siderophore-interacting protein — MAAQQTYRLFDVALKQRTVLSPSLTRMVFAAPDVANMKTDGPDQRIKVFFPLPGQDAPQVPQGEDWYARYRALPEGERAPMRTYTIRALRPEAGEVDVDFVLHGETGPASRWATHARIGDRIGLLAPDAQVADSSQGFEWKPPADVQRVLLVADETALPAVAGILEDLARWPHPPQVQAFLEVAHDADVLPLAAPVGAQLFWLAREGAAHGQLLQQAVQARVGPLGLRAAEQDLAEIDIDQDILWEQASAPGGGLYAWVAGEAGAVMAIRRHLVKDCGIDKRAITFMGYWRHGKVLD; from the coding sequence ATGGCTGCACAGCAGACCTACCGCCTGTTCGACGTCGCGCTCAAGCAGCGCACCGTCCTTTCCCCGTCGCTGACCCGCATGGTGTTCGCCGCGCCCGACGTGGCCAACATGAAGACCGACGGGCCGGACCAGCGCATCAAGGTGTTCTTCCCGTTGCCCGGCCAGGACGCGCCGCAGGTGCCGCAGGGCGAGGACTGGTACGCGCGCTACCGCGCCCTGCCTGAGGGCGAACGCGCCCCGATGCGGACCTACACCATCCGCGCGTTGCGCCCGGAGGCCGGCGAGGTCGACGTCGATTTCGTCCTGCACGGGGAGACCGGCCCGGCCTCGCGTTGGGCCACCCATGCCCGCATCGGCGACCGCATCGGCCTGCTGGCCCCGGATGCACAGGTGGCCGACAGCAGCCAGGGATTCGAGTGGAAGCCGCCGGCCGACGTGCAGCGGGTGCTGCTGGTGGCCGATGAGACCGCGCTGCCGGCGGTGGCCGGCATCCTGGAAGACCTCGCCCGCTGGCCGCATCCGCCGCAGGTGCAGGCCTTCCTGGAAGTGGCCCACGACGCCGACGTGCTGCCGCTGGCGGCCCCGGTGGGGGCGCAGCTGTTCTGGCTGGCCCGCGAGGGCGCCGCCCACGGGCAGCTGCTGCAGCAGGCGGTGCAGGCGCGGGTCGGGCCGTTGGGGCTGCGCGCGGCCGAGCAGGACCTGGCCGAGATCGACATCGACCAGGACATCCTGTGGGAGCAGGCCAGTGCGCCGGGCGGCGGGCTGTACGCGTGGGTCGCCGGTGAAGCCGGCGCGGTGATGGCGATCCGCCGGCACCTGGTGAAGGACTGCGGGATCGACAAACGGGCCATCACCTTCATGGGGTACTGGCGCCACGGCAAGGTGCTGGACTGA
- a CDS encoding M2 family metallopeptidase, which yields MNHRPLLLALAVSAAALTLAACQKETTPADAPAAAAATPTETADQFIARVNAEYKAMYPEMTSAQWLSSTYINEDSERVAAKANERWLTVLNGWITQAGTYDGKPMSEDTKRQIHLLKLMTSMPAPRDPAKLSELTRIASRMEGAYGSGKYCTDDANPATCRQLGDLEQVLARSRDYDKQLDAWQGWHATTKPMRADYQRFVGLVNEGAKEMGFADAGQMWRSGYDMPPEQIGPETDRLWEQVKPMYEQLHCYARTKLDDTYGKDKAETEGGLIAAHLLGNMWQQDWSNLWDQLEPYPGAGSLDITAALEKQYQTNLSGALAKAGGNNATIEAQFKAQREAELRTAKQMTERAQDFYVSLGMPALPKSYWDKTQFIKPLDRDVVCHASAWDMNMDGDVRTKMCIKPTEENFTTIYHELGHIYYDLAYNPLPPLFQGGANDGFHEAIGDTIVLAMTPQYLNSIGLVDKPQESREATINAQMRMALSGVSFLPFGLMIDRWRWGVFDGSITPDHYNQAWWDLKAKYQGVAPVGARGEEFFDPGAKYHVPGNTPYTRYFLARILQFQFYKGLCDASGYKGPLHQCSFYGNKEAGQKFWAMLSKGASQPWQATLREITGGDKLDAGPMIEYFTPVNDWLKQQNQGQMCGWKAPAATAAATPAATAPAAR from the coding sequence GTGAACCACCGCCCGCTCCTGCTGGCCCTGGCTGTCAGTGCTGCCGCACTGACGCTGGCGGCCTGCCAGAAGGAAACGACCCCGGCCGATGCCCCCGCCGCGGCTGCTGCCACCCCGACCGAAACCGCGGACCAGTTCATCGCCCGCGTCAACGCCGAGTACAAGGCCATGTACCCGGAAATGACCTCGGCACAGTGGCTCTCCTCGACCTACATCAACGAGGATTCCGAGCGCGTGGCGGCCAAGGCCAACGAACGCTGGCTCACCGTCCTCAACGGCTGGATCACCCAGGCCGGCACCTATGACGGCAAGCCCATGAGCGAGGATACCAAGCGCCAGATCCACCTCCTCAAACTCATGACCTCCATGCCCGCCCCGCGCGACCCGGCCAAGCTCTCCGAGCTCACCCGCATCGCCAGCCGCATGGAAGGCGCCTACGGCTCGGGCAAGTACTGCACCGATGACGCCAACCCCGCCACCTGCCGCCAGCTTGGCGACCTCGAACAGGTCCTGGCCCGCAGCCGCGACTACGACAAGCAGCTTGACGCCTGGCAGGGCTGGCACGCCACCACCAAACCCATGCGCGCCGACTACCAGCGCTTCGTCGGCCTGGTCAACGAAGGTGCCAAGGAAATGGGCTTCGCCGACGCCGGCCAGATGTGGCGCAGCGGCTACGACATGCCCCCCGAGCAGATCGGCCCGGAAACCGACCGCCTGTGGGAACAGGTCAAGCCCATGTACGAACAGCTCCACTGCTACGCCCGTACCAAGCTGGATGACACCTACGGCAAGGACAAGGCCGAAACCGAGGGTGGCCTGATCGCCGCCCACCTGCTCGGCAACATGTGGCAGCAGGACTGGTCCAACCTCTGGGACCAGCTGGAACCGTATCCCGGCGCCGGCAGCCTGGACATCACCGCCGCACTGGAAAAGCAGTACCAGACCAACCTCAGCGGCGCGCTGGCCAAGGCCGGCGGCAACAACGCCACCATCGAAGCGCAGTTCAAGGCGCAGCGCGAGGCCGAACTGCGTACCGCCAAGCAGATGACTGAACGTGCGCAGGACTTCTACGTCTCGCTCGGCATGCCCGCGCTGCCCAAGTCGTACTGGGACAAGACCCAGTTCATCAAGCCCCTGGACCGCGACGTGGTCTGCCACGCCAGCGCCTGGGACATGAACATGGACGGCGACGTGCGCACCAAGATGTGCATCAAGCCCACCGAAGAAAACTTCACCACCATCTACCACGAGCTGGGCCACATCTATTACGACCTGGCCTACAACCCGCTGCCGCCGCTGTTCCAGGGCGGTGCCAACGATGGCTTCCATGAAGCGATCGGCGACACCATCGTGCTGGCCATGACCCCGCAGTACCTCAACTCCATCGGCCTGGTCGACAAGCCGCAGGAAAGCCGCGAGGCCACCATCAACGCGCAGATGCGCATGGCCCTCAGCGGCGTGTCGTTCCTGCCGTTCGGCCTGATGATCGACCGCTGGCGCTGGGGCGTGTTCGATGGCTCCATCACCCCGGACCACTACAACCAGGCGTGGTGGGACCTGAAGGCCAAGTACCAGGGCGTGGCCCCGGTGGGTGCACGCGGTGAGGAGTTCTTCGATCCGGGCGCCAAGTACCACGTGCCGGGCAACACCCCGTACACCCGCTACTTCCTGGCGCGCATCCTGCAGTTCCAGTTCTACAAGGGCCTGTGCGATGCCTCCGGCTACAAGGGCCCGCTGCACCAGTGCAGCTTCTACGGCAACAAGGAAGCCGGGCAGAAGTTCTGGGCGATGCTGAGCAAGGGCGCCAGCCAGCCGTGGCAGGCCACGCTGCGCGAGATCACCGGCGGCGACAAGCTCGATGCCGGCCCGATGATCGAGTACTTCACCCCGGTCAACGACTGGCTCAAGCAGCAGAACCAGGGCCAGATGTGCGGCTGGAAGGCACCGGCGGCCACCGCCGCGGCCACCCCGGCCGCGACCGCACCGGCGGCACGCTGA
- a CDS encoding phosphoethanolamine transferase, giving the protein MSASVLRTGRFTGLARWRSWRPQLSTEALIVLTSVFFALACNGLFWHSAMATHPGSLRFATSLLLFLVGAHCLLMGLLVWRWNAKVVVGVLLLCTAMAAHYMGSYHIYLDADMLRNVLATDHKESRELMTSALIAPLVLLALLPMLVLWRVQLVKRSWGKALLWRAGFLLLSLLVALGGAMLSFQEMSALMRNQREVRYLATPGNVLLGLPKALRGDNPIQRAPKLPIGTDATATPRAAGSRPRLLVIVMGETARAQNWGLNGYARQTTPELAQAGVINFPDMHSCGTSTEVSLPCLFSPYGRHDYDEKKIRAHQSLLHVLDRAGISTLWRDNQSGCKGVCEGLPMQALDDAKHPQLCANGRCMDEILIDDLAAQVRAKPGDRVVVLHQLGNHGPSYFERYPARFRHFTPTCDTADLGKCSREQITNSYDNALLYTDHLLSRTIGTLKGMDDYDTAMIYLSDHGESLGEKGLFLHGVPYAIAPQEQTRVPMTMWFSPSFAANRGLNLACVRQRAGKYTDHDNVFPSVLGLMQVKTTIYERDRDLFAGCEA; this is encoded by the coding sequence ATGAGTGCGTCCGTACTCCGCACGGGACGGTTCACCGGGCTGGCACGCTGGCGCAGCTGGCGCCCACAGCTGTCGACCGAAGCGCTGATCGTACTGACCAGCGTGTTCTTCGCGCTGGCCTGCAATGGCCTGTTCTGGCACAGCGCCATGGCCACCCACCCGGGCAGCCTGCGCTTTGCCACCTCGCTGCTGCTGTTCCTGGTGGGTGCGCACTGCCTGCTGATGGGCCTGCTGGTGTGGCGGTGGAACGCCAAGGTCGTCGTCGGGGTACTGCTGCTATGTACCGCGATGGCCGCGCACTACATGGGCAGTTACCACATCTACCTGGATGCGGACATGCTGCGCAACGTGCTGGCCACCGACCACAAGGAAAGCCGTGAGCTGATGACCTCGGCGCTGATTGCGCCGCTGGTGTTGCTGGCGTTGCTGCCGATGCTGGTGCTGTGGCGGGTACAGCTGGTCAAGCGCAGCTGGGGCAAGGCGCTGCTGTGGCGCGCCGGCTTCCTGCTGCTCTCGCTGCTGGTGGCACTGGGCGGGGCGATGCTGTCGTTCCAGGAAATGTCGGCGCTGATGCGCAACCAGCGCGAGGTGCGCTACCTGGCTACCCCCGGCAATGTCCTGCTGGGCCTGCCCAAGGCGCTGCGCGGCGACAATCCGATCCAGCGCGCCCCCAAGCTGCCGATCGGCACCGACGCCACCGCCACGCCGCGCGCCGCAGGCAGCCGGCCGCGCTTGCTGGTGATCGTGATGGGCGAAACCGCACGCGCGCAGAACTGGGGTCTGAATGGCTATGCCAGGCAGACCACACCGGAACTGGCGCAGGCCGGGGTGATCAACTTCCCGGACATGCATTCGTGCGGCACCAGCACCGAAGTATCGCTGCCGTGCCTGTTCTCGCCGTACGGTCGCCATGACTACGACGAGAAAAAGATCCGCGCGCACCAGTCGTTGCTGCACGTGCTGGACCGCGCCGGCATCAGCACGCTGTGGCGTGACAACCAGTCCGGCTGCAAGGGGGTCTGCGAAGGCCTGCCGATGCAGGCACTGGACGATGCCAAGCACCCGCAGCTGTGCGCCAACGGACGCTGCATGGACGAGATCCTGATCGACGACCTGGCCGCGCAGGTACGCGCCAAACCCGGCGACCGGGTGGTGGTACTGCACCAGCTGGGCAACCACGGGCCGAGCTATTTCGAACGCTACCCGGCCCGCTTCCGCCACTTCACGCCCACCTGCGACACCGCCGACCTGGGCAAGTGCAGCCGCGAGCAGATCACCAACAGCTACGACAACGCACTGCTGTATACCGACCACCTGCTGTCGCGCACGATCGGCACCCTGAAAGGAATGGACGACTACGACACGGCGATGATCTACCTCTCCGACCACGGTGAATCACTGGGCGAAAAGGGCCTGTTCCTGCACGGCGTGCCGTATGCGATCGCACCGCAGGAACAGACGCGGGTACCGATGACGATGTGGTTCTCCCCATCCTTCGCCGCCAACCGCGGGCTCAACCTCGCCTGCGTGCGCCAGCGCGCGGGCAAGTACACCGACCACGACAACGTCTTCCCGTCGGTCCTGGGGCTGATGCAGGTCAAGACCACGATCTACGAACGCGACCGCGATCTGTTTGCAGGATGCGAGGCTTAG
- a CDS encoding phosphatase PAP2 family protein: MPSAPAATVDLVPVVTTSNPRFLRGHLWLPLVATLAASTLLMSFGGDQWLADQFYRLEGHHWALQNAWVTSHLVHKAGKWASTAAALVVIVLCTHAWRSERAAAWRWPLLYLVLAVALGTGLVSALKSVTNMDCPWDLARYGGAREYIGLLASRPHDMARGICFPAGHSSAGYAWVSLYFFALMVRPAWRWRGLVVGLVAGGVFGLAQQLRGAHFLSHDLWTLATCWLVSLLLYLAVQPLLKRSRVPHNALPQGELA; encoded by the coding sequence ATGCCCTCAGCGCCCGCTGCAACCGTTGACCTTGTTCCGGTCGTCACCACGTCGAACCCGCGCTTCCTGCGCGGGCATTTGTGGCTGCCCCTGGTGGCGACCCTGGCCGCCAGCACGCTGCTGATGAGCTTCGGCGGGGACCAGTGGCTGGCTGACCAGTTCTATCGGCTGGAGGGCCATCACTGGGCGCTGCAGAACGCCTGGGTCACCAGCCATCTGGTGCACAAGGCAGGCAAGTGGGCGAGTACGGCCGCCGCGCTGGTGGTGATCGTGCTGTGCACGCATGCCTGGCGCAGCGAGCGCGCTGCCGCGTGGCGCTGGCCGCTGCTGTACTTGGTGCTGGCGGTGGCGCTGGGTACCGGCCTGGTCTCGGCGCTCAAGTCGGTGACCAACATGGATTGCCCGTGGGATCTGGCCCGGTACGGCGGTGCGCGCGAGTACATCGGCCTGCTCGCTTCACGGCCACATGACATGGCTCGTGGCATCTGTTTTCCTGCCGGCCACTCAAGCGCGGGATACGCATGGGTCAGCCTGTACTTCTTCGCCCTGATGGTGCGTCCGGCGTGGCGCTGGCGTGGGCTGGTAGTCGGACTGGTGGCAGGTGGGGTGTTCGGCCTGGCCCAGCAGCTGCGTGGCGCGCATTTCCTGTCCCATGATCTGTGGACGCTGGCGACCTGCTGGCTGGTGTCGCTGCTGCTGTACCTGGCGGTGCAACCGCTGCTGAAACGATCGCGCGTGCCTCATAACGCATTGCCACAGGGAGAGCTGGCATGA